DNA sequence from the Antennarius striatus isolate MH-2024 chromosome 3, ASM4005453v1, whole genome shotgun sequence genome:
tgaaggaggagtttgttaggaatgtcctggaggtaaaaagagtgtcagatagagtgatgagtctgaagctagaaatagaaggtgtgatgttcaatgttgttagtgggtatgctccacaggtaggatgtgagctggaggagaaggagaaattctggttggactttgatgaagtgatgcagagcatgcctagaagtgagagagttgtcattggagcagacttcaatggacatgttggtgcaggaaacagaggtgatgaggaggtgatgggcaggtttggtatccaggagaggaacgcagaaggacagatggtagttgactttgcaaaaaggatggaaatggctgtagtgaatactttcttccagaagaggctggaacatagagtgacctataagagtggaggtaggagcacacaggtagactacatctggtgtagatggtgtaacctgaaggaggtcagtgactgtaaagtagtggtaggtgagagtgtagccaaacagcataggatggtggtgtgtaggatgactctggtggtgaggaagatgaagaggacaaaggcagagcagaagacgaaatggtggaagctgaaaaaggaagagtgttgcatgacttttaggaaggagttaagacaggctctgggtggtcaggaggtgcttccagatgactggacaactacagctaatgtgatcagggagacaggtaggagagtacttggtgtgtcatctggaaggaaagtagataaggagacttggtggtggaatgaggaggtacaggagtgtatacagagaaagaggttagctaagaagaagtgggacactgagaggactgaggagagtagacaggagtacagggagatgcagcgtaaggtgaaggtagaggtagcaaaggccaaacaagaagcttatgatgacttgtatgttaggttggacagtaaggagggagagactgatctacaccggttggcaagacagagagacagagatgggaaggacgtgcagcaggttagggtgattaaggatagggatggaagtctactgacaggtgccagtagtgtgatgggaagatggaaagagtactttgaagagttgatgaacgtggaaaatgagagagaacaaagactagaagaggtgactgttgtggaccaggaagtagcaaagattagtcaggatgaagtgaggagggcattgaagaggatgaagagtggaaaggcagtcggtcctgatgatatacctgtagaggtatggaagtgtctaggagaggtggcagtagagtttctgactgggttgttcaacaggatcttagatagtgagaagatgcctgaggaatggaggagaagtgtgctggtgcccatttttaagaacaagggagatgtgcagagttgtggcaactacagaggaataaagctgatgagccatacaatgaagttatgggagagagtagtggaagctagactaagggcagaagtgaacatttgtgagcagcagtatggtttcatgccaaaaaagagtactacagatgcagtatttgctctgaggatgttgatagagaagtacagagaaggccagagggagctgcgttgtgtttttgtagatctggagaaagctgatgacagggtgtccagagaggaactgtggtattgtatgaggaagtctggagtggcagagaagtatgttagagcggtgcaggacatgtatgaggactgtaagacagtggtgaggtgtgtgtaggtgtgacagaggagttcaaggtggaggtgggactgcatcagggatcagctctgagccccttcttgttgctatggtgatggacaggctgacagacgaggttagacaggaatctccatggactatgatgtttgcagatgacattgtgatctgcagtgagagcagggaacaggtggaggagaagctagagaggtggaggtttgtcctggaaaggagaggaatgaaggttagccgcagtaagacagagtacatgtgtgtgaatgagagggacccaagtggaagagtgaggttacagggagaagagatcaagaaggtggaggatttgaagaacttagggtcaacagtccagagcaatggagagtgtggaaaagaggtgaagaagcgtgtccaggcaggatggaacgggtggaggaaagtgtcaggtgtgatgtgtgatagaagagtttcagctaaaatgaaaggaaaggtgtacaaaactgtggtgagaccagcgatgttgtttggtctagacagtgtcactgaggaaaagacaggagacagagctggaggtagcagagatgaagatgctgaggttctctctgggagtgaccaggatggataggatcaggaatgagtacatcagagggacagcacatgatagaggttctggagataaagtcagagaggccagactgagatggtttggacatgtccagaggagagatagtgaatatattggtagaaggatgctgagttctgaactgccaggcaggaggcctagaggaagaccaaagaggaggtttatggatgtaatgagggaagacatgaaggtagttggtgtgagagaagaggattcaaaggacagggctagatggaggaaattgattcgctgtggcgacccctgaagggaaaagccgaaaggaaaagaagaagaaggagacttagccgatcgtcataagtttaaaaagtttgttcctgacaacaagtctaattCAGGTATCCGGGCTCtccacagtccctgactgccggtaCTACACGGgtctgaagaagagcaaattctatcttggcctggtcagatttaaacaattcagattaagaatatgcatgaggggatgtggtgtcttctggaccaatctGTGACAGGTTTCCGGCCGCATCTTCTCGACATAGTTTCCgtctccggtctcatcctgtaaacaatcctgcctacatcctgatcaccccgtaagtgtgaagacttccataaatggaaccGTTaccttggatgtgtgtgtgtgattgttcaaatgtgtacagacttAAAGGATGACAAGAGGGTGAgaaaagattagatgagttctgtGAGCTGTGTGTGTAGTGGGACAAGGTTCAActgcaaagattaaatgagattgtgattaaagttgactactgtgaagctagcaaaatagcaaatagcattagcaaataACACGTGTGTAATGTCTAAATCTTCATTTTGCTTCACTATGTATAACTATGTATCTACTGTATGTAACTATCCATGTCTATCCATATaactgcatccatccatccattttcttccgcttcatccgccgcagcgtgtcatggggagctggagcctatcccagctgttatagggcgtgaggtgggggaaactccgggcacgacgccagtgcaccgcagacccacacaaagacagacaaccacacacacacctacaattTCGAACTGACCAATCCACCTTAcgttcatgtttctggaggtgggaggaagtcggagaacccggagagaacccccccaagcacggggagaacatgcaaactccacacgtgggactcgaacctggaaccgccgtgttgtgtggcgacagcgctacacactgcaccaccgtgccaccaaCTATATATCAATCAATTCATATAACTGTATTTATGCAAGCACTATACAAATCCAATATTAGCTATGTAGCTATTGATTTATCTACTGTATAACTATCTGTATATACTGTCGTATAACTATATATCTACTTTATAACTATCAATAATTATATCTAGATTTAACTATAaccatatatgtatatatataactatTTCTGTATATCTATATCCACACAGGATGCTCCTAGCGTGGATGGAAGGCAGTGCAGGTGGGTGGTCCCATTACACATTTTGTTACAGGTTATGAGGAAAGGAACACAAAGTCGCTTTCCGATTACAACAGGTCAGATTTACAGGTCACGATAGCCTCGAGTTTTAATCTGAATAGATCAAGATAGCCTCAGCTCTGAAGAGGTCCAGTAGTCTTCCCTTCACCAAACCGTCTCCACACGCTATGCGTCACGTTTAGGTCTGTGGAAACTTCAACATGTTTTCTGCTCATGGACGAAAACACCACCACTGGTCTTtaacaacttttattttgtatatagAAAAAGCTTCTAAGCTTTGACTGCAAATTTGCGGATGGAGTAGAGGAGGTCTTTCCTCTGCTGCTTCTTGGTGCGCAGACTCTCCTCATGTTTGTTGAGCCGGCGCCGCAGCGCTCTGGTCTTCTTGGGTCTCAGGTCCAAGGGCTTGTACTTCTTACCCTGAAAGAGCAGACACAGCGGTCAGTGTCGACGGACTGGCCCGGTCCGTTGACAGCGATTTCTACATTCTTACGACTGCCTTCAAACCGGGAGCTGGTGAACAAAAACCAGCAGCTGCTAACAGCCTCCATGAGATCACGCCTGGTGCTGGTGGGGCTAGACTCAGGCTCCGTCCACACcatgacggattttttaaaaagcacatcgaaaacgattcgcgtccacacgacagcattttcaaaaaaatctccgtccacacgtaaacgcatcagtgcgttttcaaagactGCTATACGCATGCCacaccatgtggtggcagtgttgagtcaaattttatccaataggaatcctccatgttttgttgtcacaacacacgggcccataaatatgacgtcacagcggttttcgtcgcaggaaAGACatcgttttttaaaagttgcggatTCACCGtctacacgacaacgcagacccagagtttttaaaaaatccactaggccaacatttttgaaaatctgcGCTTTccttccggatatctgcgttgtcgtgtggacggaaggcgtaaacgcaacaaaaaagttgcgtttttaaaaaatgtgctgGGGGGCTCCTCAGGTCGACCCGTCTCAGTCTTTTGGTAAGCAGCTGTTGATGCATCAGCACAGCATCAGCTCCACAACGATCATCATGGACAGGACGACCAGAGACCAGGGCCCCCCCAGCCATCAGACACTCACCTTGTAGAACTTCCTCAGGTTCTCCTTCTGCGTCTGGTTGATGACAGTCAGGACTCTGGCGATGGACTTGCGAACAACGcgactgtcaaaaaaaaaaagaggcatcGTCAGACCATCCCTGTCCCGAAGACCCAGAGACGGTCTTTACCTGTGAACTGGTTTCAACCAAATGTTCTAACAAACCAGAAACACCAGAGAGCATTGAACCAATCACATACCAGTTAGTCCAGGGACGGCCCCCAACCACCAGATCAACCGCAGTCCTGCTATAAGCTAGCATGTTGACCATACCCCCCCAAATTCAACCTGTTCCCCATCAGGACTAAGGCGTCTGTTCCCCATCAGGACTAAGGCGTCTGTTCCCGATCAGGACTAAGGCGTCTGTTCCCGATCAGGACTAAGGCGTCTGTTCCCGATCAGGACTAAGGCGTCTGTTCCCGATCAGGACTAAGGCGTCTGTTCCCGATCAGGACTAAGGCGTCTGTTCCCGATCGGGACTAAGGCGTCTGTTCCCGATCAGGACTAAGGCGTCTGTTCCCAATCAGGACTAAGGCGTCTGTTCCCAATCAGGACTAAGGCGTCTGTTCCCAATCAGGACTAAGGCGTCTGTTCCCAATCAGGACTATGGCGTCTGTTCCCGATCAGGACTATGGCGTCTGTTCCCGATCAGGACTATGGCGTCTGTTCCCGATCAGGACTATGGCGTCTGTTCCCTATCAGGACTAAGGCGTCTGTTCCCAATCAGGACTGAGGCGTCTGTTCCCGATCAGGACTATGGCGTCTGTTCCCGATCAGGACTATGGCGTCTGTTCCCAATCAGGACCAAGGCGTCTGTTCCCAATCAGGACTAAGGCGTCTGTTCCCTATCAGGACTAAGGCGTCTGTTCCCGATCAGGACTAAGGCGTCTGTTCCCGATCAGGACTAAGGCGTCTGTTCCCGATCAGGACTAAGGCGTCTGTTCCCGATCAGGACTAAGGCgtctgttcctgttcctgatcAGGATTCCAGTTGAAACACGATTAACAGAAAtggaaacagaataaaacactgGAGAACTAAGAATTTAGAGGTGGTGATGGTCATTTATGCCCCGCCCCCTACGGAACAAACCAATCACCTCCAGAGTCTGTCACCACGCTGATCTACACCGGTCAGCTTTTCTATCATTCAACACGTGCCCCCCCCAGCGGTACTTACATCTTGGACAGCTTGGACGCGGCCCCCCCCGTCACCTTGGCCACGCGCAGCTGGGACAGCTCGTTCTTCAGGTCGTCCAGCTGCTTCAGAAGCTCCTCCTTCTTCTTGCCCCGCAGGTCTCGCGCTTTGATCTTAGCCTGGAGACACGAGACACGTTAGATCGCCGACACGAGCCACCCGGAAGCCGCGGCCTGCCGGACGCTCCGGGAATACCTAGCATGTGGCTAACAGCTAAGAGTGTCGGGACCCCGGGGGGGTCCTGACCGCCCTGACCCgcacacacaaccccccctcTAAGACCCGCGGGTCAAACACCGATAACAGCCTTCATGTCACGAGCCACCGACGCCTCCGTTAGCATGCGGATAGCTAGCATACGGCTAACAGCTACGAGCGTCGGGACCCAGTCCGCGGGTTAAACTCCGCTCCGGTACCGAACGGCGGCTCCACGTGAACGCACGCGGCTCCGGTAACCTTCACGACACCGAATGAGCGCGCGTGACGGCGGCGGACCCGGTAGAGACCCGGTAGAGACCCGGTAAAGTCCCGGGTCGCGGCGGAGCGGGGCGCTCACCATGTTCCTGCTCGCTGCTCCGTCGGAAAGGCCGGACGCGCCGCGTGCGCACAGGAAGTAGCTGCGGCGGTCTTCTTCGTTGGTCCCTCCTCACGACGAGACAACAGCGCCCCTGGCGGGGGGCGGggaacagcagcaacaacccATTCATCCAGATGCAAACCCACGTCTTCAGCCATCGCGGGTCGCGGAACCCAACCCAATACACGGTCACAGCAAGATGTTTGAATGTGCATCAACATTCAGGAAATGTTCCAGTGAaatgttaattaattaaattaaaagctcCGCGTCAGCAGCAAACAACTAAAACGGTTTGAATGTCTGATGAAATTGTGGAAACCTTGTGCAAAAGGCTCGACACGGTGTCTCTGGTGAGTGGACACATTTGTTCCAGTGATTCTAACAACAGAACCCATCGTGGTAAAAGTGCTTCCCTGGTTTCCGTGGATTCTGGTGGGGGGAGGGCGTCACCCAGACAGGTGGTCAGCCTCCTCCACCCCATCCACAGACCCATCATTCAGCTGCATCTCCTGCTGGTCCCTCATCAGATGCAGGTGTTCCTGTCAGTGTCAGTGAGCGTCTGAACTGGACCAGTGTGTCAGTGAGCGTCTGAACTGGACCAGTGTGTCAGTTAGGGTCTGAACTGGACCAGTGTGTCAGTTAGGGTCTGAACTGGACCAGTGTGTCAGTGAGTTATTGAACTGGACCAGTGTGTCAGCGAGTTACTGAACTGGACCAGTGTGTCAGCGAGTTATTGAACTGGACCAGTGTGTCAGTGAGCGTCTGAACTGGACCAGTGTGTCAGTGAGTTATTGAACTGGACCAGTGTGTCAGTGAGCGTCTGAACTGGACCAGTGTGTCAGTGAGTTATTGAACTGGACCAGTGTGTCAGCGAGTTATTGAACTGGACCAGTGTGTCAGCGAGTTACTGAACTGGACCAGTGTGTCAGCGAGTTATTGAACTGGACCAGTGTGTCAGCGAGTTATTGAATTGGACCAGTGTGTCAGTGAGTTATTGAATTGGACCAGTGTGTCAGTGAGCATCTGAACTGGACCAGTGTGTCAGTGAGTTATTGAACTGGACCAGTGTGTCAGTTAGGGTCTGAACTGGACCAGTGTGTCAGTGAGTTATTGAACTGGACCAGTGTGTCAGTTAGGGTCTGAACTGGACCAGTGTGTCAGTGAGTTATTGAACTGGACCAGTGTGTCAGTGAGTTATTGAACTGGACCAGTGTGTCAGTGAGTTATTGAACTGGACCAGTGTGTCAGTGAGTTATTGAACTGGACCAGTGTGTCAGTGAGCATCTGAGGACACAGACGTCTTCAGTGGATCCACAGCAGCATCACCTGTTCAGTGTGTCAACAGAAAGTAATGACAAATCACATCAAAAATGTTCTGGATACACAGGACATGAGGTTAGATGTGTTACTCTGTATATACTGTCGTATAATTATTACTCTGTATATACTGTCGTATAAttattactgtacatactgtTGTATAATTATTActctgtatacagtatactgcCGTATAATTATTACTCTGTATATACTGTCGTATAATTATTTCTGTACATACTGTCATATAATTATTACTCTGTATGTATACACTATCTAATTACGGGACTGGCCAGAACCTGCCAGGTTTTGCTTCAGACCATTTAATAATGTTGGAAAATGTGAttataattcaaaataaaaataagagcaACAAAGGTGAAGCCATGAGTCAAACCTGGTGATTTAAATTCAGTGCAGCTAATTTTCTGAAGTAAAAGCTCAGAATTGTCATCTAGACTTTGGGTTTCAGACGTTCTGCACTTGATTCACTTcctttaaaacacaacacacatttcTTTGAATGTCAGCATGATAAAGAAAACTTTACTAAAGAACATTGATGATGGTAATGTTACAACAAAATCACAAAAGGGGAATTAAATGTTGATGCTTTGACACCTAAATGAAATCAGTGAATCAACGCTTTGACCAAATCAGCTCCATCATTTGGAAtcttaaataaaatgttcagtAAAAGCCCCATGTCAAaccaaaacagtaaaaataaaagaagtggCAGAGGTAGCAGGAAAAGGTCGGGCTGAGAACTACAAGTCCCATAGCTGTTGGCTCCAACAACAAATGTTAGCTGTAGCTGAAGTTTGGGTAGAAATTAGGAAGTTAGTGAAGTCAGTTCCTTCTTATTGTTTCTGATTCACATGTTGTTTCTGTGGACTAGAAAACATCAGACAGCTGCGTCACGTCAGGAAGAACCCAACACGTAGACCAGAACCCAACACGTAGACCAGAACCCCACGAGTCTGTCTGCCTCACCCGCCGTCAGCAAAATCATCTGTTAAAATCAGCATCCGTTGATTACGAGTGAATTCAGCAGCACCTTAATGTCCCCACAGAGCAGAAGCAGGCCTCCCagccagatccagaaccagatccagaagCAGAAGCACAGGTCAGAGCTGAGTCCTGCTCCGTGGTCGGAGCACTGATCCGTCTCTCTCCACGTCCCTTCAGCTCCAGGATGTTGAAGAGCCTGAGACAGAAGGTCGGATGACGCCCCGTGGAGAAGGCTTGGATCCAAACCAGGACATCTGGAAGACACACCAGGGCACCAGGTCAGCCCCCAGCCCACGTGAAGCCAGAACCAGATCCTGATAGCAGAACATGTTCAGGGACTCCTGCTGTCTCACAGctctacagacacacatcaagtgtgtgtgtgtgtgtgtgtgtgtgtgtgtgtgtgtgtgtaaaacctCCACACAGTAGCAGAGGAGTAAAGTGTTCACAAGCTATTATGTACAATTACTGGTGCATCACATCAGACGTGAGcctgctgctgccccctgctgcaGAGGATGTGTAATGACACCTTATCAACCACAGAGGCTCCCTGGGGTCACATGGGACGACTAGGGGGCACGCCGCCCCTTGGAGAATCATTCAAACCAAAGCAAACCCCCATCACTTCTGATCACATCACTAAacagtcatttatttttaacgGACCTTCGGAGTTTAATTTTTGGTTGGATGAAGGTTCAAAGCAAGATTATAAAATCAAGTCCAGGTGAACCTCGGCTAACGTCGTTAGCTAGTTCCAGGAGACGTGACGTTAGTCGCatgaactcgtctccaggctaaactggagGTCACTGTTACCGGTTCTCTAATGAA
Encoded proteins:
- the rpl35 gene encoding large ribosomal subunit protein uL29 yields the protein MAKIKARDLRGKKKEELLKQLDDLKNELSQLRVAKVTGGAASKLSKIRVVRKSIARVLTVINQTQKENLRKFYKGKKYKPLDLRPKKTRALRRRLNKHEESLRTKKQQRKDLLYSIRKFAVKA